The Ptychodera flava strain L36383 chromosome 14, AS_Pfla_20210202, whole genome shotgun sequence genome segment CACACGGAACGTTACACACCTAAGCTGCCAAAAATAGACACACTCAAATGTGGCGAGTGCCAAATGGACTTTGCTCTAGCAGACATTGTTGCGTTCATAGAGCACAAAAAGCAGGGATGTAAAGGGGGTGCCATGGAAATTATGGGTGAAGATGGAGGTATGGCGGATGACGGAGTCATGGTCCTGCGTACAGAGAAAACTGGGATAACCACCCCAATCAAACACAGAACACCAAGTAACAGCAACTTTAACCGAGAGACTAAAGAAACAACATCTTTAAAAGCGCAAAACTCGCCCAAGACAAGCGATGCCGAGACAGGTGAGAGTGTAATTTTTAGGGCTATGTATCGTTTTTTATACGCAGCTTTTATATCTTTGGACAGACCGTTGCATTTTCTTCCCTCTACTGACACTGTTCATGCCATTTCAAACACAGCAGAATATCTGGAATTGCCATGAAAGCTCAAGTCAAAGGCATTAATTCCGCCATGAACTTATTCTATCCTTTTGCAGAATTAGGCTCGGCAAAAAGTACTGGCCGTTCGGCCAGATAAAGGAAAATCAGGATTTTTTTAGACGTTAGATGGGAAAATCCAAAATAGAGAAAATGGATAAGTTATTTTAGCACCGAGGTATGGGGATGGGGTTTTTGCCAATTTGAAGTACTAAAACAAGGTAAAAATATGAGTTGTTATCTCAGAAAGGGGATAATTCATTTATAAAAAGAGGTAGATCTATTTCATGGACATCCAACAGCAATCCTTGGATGAATGGCTTTGCCTGATTTGCATAATCAGCAAGCAGCATCGTTAAAGGGCTTTTTTTGGTCACTGTGAATAAGCCATAGATTGTTTATCTTGTGTATCTGTTGCAACATGCTGCAGTGGAAGAGAAAAGGGTCAGTTTTGTCAATGCCTGAATCAACGTCTCCATTTGAAAATTCTGTGGCTTGATGACCAGAGCTTGTTTTGGGATGAAACTGTTAGGTTATTTACCATCAGatacaaaatttcagtgaaaaactGGGTAAATTTGCCCCATGTATTCGTCTGACGTGTGATGTTTTTCGCTGAGCATGTTCTCCGAGAGGAAGTGACTGCTGCGTCTGTCACATTTGAATAATGCAACATGTTCGTAACTGTTTTCACTGAGCGAGCTCTCCATCAAGAAAAGTGTTATAATTTGAATGCAACCAGGGGTCATTTGTAGTGGTTTCTATGGTGACAGAGTGTGACATTTTTCCTGTTGTATTCTTCTCTAGCACACCAACCTAGGAATAGATTTTTTTTACGTGTGTGTCCCAAATAATGGATACGAGATCACAATATAACTTCACAGCCATCTTAGACTTGACCAAAACAAGCAGAAAAACCATCAAAACATCGTTAAAAAACAAAAGGAAGACAAAATAGGCTGGCAGTCATCTCCTTTTCTTGGCttccatgttttttttcctgTAAAGAGCTACCCCGAGGCTACACCTCTCACAGACATATTGTAATCTCTAAAAATTCTCTTTCCGCCTATTTAACAGAACTAGTAATATTGTGGAACACATTCTCCCTTCGAGTCCGCTTTCATCTTGACACCCAAATTATCTCATGTTGCCGTAACCATGGttttatacacatgtacaaTAATGGACAGCTGTCCGGGGTTTTTTTTAGCACATTCTTCATAAATGTCTTGAAGCTTAGAATCAAGCCTTGAATCACCAATTCAAGGCAGTAGGATTAGGAAAATTAGCCATTAACAGGAGTGTCTATTGGTTCTAAATTTCTTTTCCTCCAATAAGGAGCTGGAAGTTGGAAGTCATTTTGTAATGACATGCCAAAATATATGTTCCAACATCAGCTGAATAGTTACAAATGTGTAGTGTTCtacctttaaaatgaagaacAGTCGTCAGGTAGTATTTAAAAGTGTTTCAAAAAGAGTTGTTTTTTTAAGATTAAACTCTACTATATATGTTTGTAATAGAGAAGAGTCATATGGTAGTGTTTTCAAGTatttaaataaaatgatttCAGAAGATTAAACttaatatatatgtttgtaGTGTGTTGAAAAGAGGTTACTAAAAACTAGCTACATGCATCAATGGGCTTCAGTTATCAAAGAGGAATTGTGATTCTTGCTGTTTATTTAGGAAAATGAAGAGTAAATGGAAATTGAAGAGCTTTTGAATGGTAACATTTGCATTCTCTTTTCATCATACCTTTCCCTGTTGTCAAGAAGATTCAGTCCAGTGTAATCTCAAAAAACGATTCGTAGCTCTTGAGATAACGGAACGTTTGAATGTTTTAGTGTTGTTGTATTATATTTAATGGTTGACAGTTGGTAAAACGGTAACTTGTGGTAAACTAGTCAGGGAAATGTGctgcctttaaccctttgagcgccaaagtcaatttttgtcgcctatatcaaaatatacatcagtcaattttttttctaaattttgctaaaattttgataaaaatctgaagccaataaaatgtgatatttatttgatccaaaattgtcaaaaaagttacagaaaaatttacaaaattggtaaaatgttgcacacagtaattttggtgggaaaaattgcagctctCAAAGGTTTAatagtaaacaaaaacaagcaaaatCAGTACCTGATTATGTCAGAGGAAATATGTTATTATGATTGGCAGTCTGGAAATATAGTTTACTGAGAAGTAGAGGAGCCATTGTCTTCCGTTGAAGTAGAAATTGAACATAATGGTGAAAACTTCTTAATCATCCAGCAAGTGTTATGCACAATACAGGTTTTATATCTAccatcaaattttgcattggtGCAAGCAAGTGTCagtgtgtgttctatgtcagtATAATTTGACCAGTTCAACAGACCTGTTTGTGCATGTGTCACTCAGCACCCAGATCACAGTCACTGGCACTCAGAATGCACGGCAGGGTCGGCGATGAGTAGAATCACTTTCCATCAAGCCTGGAACAAGGTCTGATATGTTCCGATTTAATTTGTAATCAGTGCCGACATACCAAATAAAAACGTCTAGGCGGAGGAAACGCATCACAATCACACAACTGTGGTAGAGTCAGATCTGTTGATTTTTAAGCgtataaaaagtgataaagaacaGAAAAATTGTGTCCCCATGGAGCCACGGTGGCCATTATTTCCAATGctgatgccaaaattgtcagcTGTTGTGTAATTCTTAATCGgatgcatatttttttttttcaaaactctaCCTGTCTATCATTTTCATTGCAGTCACATTATATAGTGGTGAGACAAATCCTTTTCACTGGTTCATAAAGGTCAAAGATTTGCCACAGGCTTTCTCAATGGATATAGCCTTCAGTTCAAACAACAGTCACTGATGTCTCTGTGGGCTAGACACGATTGACCTCATTTTACACCTTCCCAAAATCATCATCCTCATACTCTTCACAAAATCAGTCAAATGTTTTTATGTCACatcttttattttaataattaaCCCATTAACAGTAATTTGCAGCCAGTAATTTCTATCAGACAGGGACAGGTAGAGGTAGAGAATATCTGTACAGAGGCAGTTAAATTTAGAACTGTGAATGGCATggctgattttgtttgttttttcaatagTGTCCCATCACAACTCAGgttatcaaaaaaaattgtgccctTAGATATCACAGCATGGAACATGTACTGGACATActtatcttgttcacattggcaacccaactgaaatttgggccgacgcaaaataattgtccttttgggattaaatttggtccgtgtccacacttaccggtaccagaattagggccgacgtaactttaccttcctttgtgacctctgacctgtcaaagttcaaaatggcgcatttgaatatggcacgctgtttctactgttcatgattttcctgtgtttttacgcacaagaagggcaaatatgactaccactcaccttttaatcatcggagagatcttcaccatttattggatgagcatatggtatatataagaccgcggtggagaaataaccagtgcgcggcatttttgacatgctctctagtctattacgtgcactgtggaatcgaatgacatggtctcgtttgcggaacaaaggttggtgggaagttcagcgtacatgggatgatattaaatgTAAGAcaggattgaaaactttcgataggtgtaaactttagtttcaaacgtcgtttgttttgtgcgaatagtgtgactagttcaacttcgatccatagcggaggcctggtcaactgggaccagggccgacgtaacgtgtccacactggcgatttgcgtcggaccaaattttgcgtcggccctgaaccccccttctaaccgggaccaaactgagtcggcccagggccgactcagcgtgtccacactggttttttacgtcggccccggccctggtcgggacctgggccgacgcaaagtcgtcagtCTGAACGTACTTATTAACATTGGGACTGAGGCTATCACGTCATACTGTATCAATTACTCCACCAATTTCAAGGTCATGTCTCTATTTATTGATGTCTGAGCTGTTGTATCTGAATCACACAACAGGTTTGCCAGTCGCAATGGCCAGAAACACCACATTTTACTAGATATAGCAATGTATGTCTATTACATATAATACGAATGCACCTCACACAGACTAAACCCATGGTCACTCTTGCGTTACATTCAGACATTGGTATGATCTGTAAAAAGGGTAGGTTGTATaatttagttgtatttttatcaGCCAAGTACTTATTGATATACACATATGAATGATATCCTTATTATGTGATGGTAAGCTACATATCTGAAAAATCATTAGAAAGCAATACTCATCACACTGGAtgtattttgataataatttacACAaggaaccccccccccacccccaacccCGTCTGGAGTTTGATGAATCCGAAGGTCCATATCATTGTGctgtacaaaataaacaaagtgTGAAGTTCAAGTACCAAATTTACAAGGTCATGAGCTTGTACATAAACATTTACAATACTGCTTGGTTGCTAATCGTATTAAAACTAAAGTAGGACATACATCATTCTGAAATACATTGAAGTTCTCCTGCGTGCTCCTCATCAAAGAAAATCACGGTATAATATCATGAGGAAATGAGATGAAATTCCCATGCATTATTTAAAAGATGAAAAGTGAATTATTGTACAATACTTGCCTAGCATGCTGATACTGTACCTGTCATTGTCACGACATCTGGTAACCCTCCGTAACCAAACTCTTCTCTCCCTTGCTCAACATTGTACACAtgttttgacatcaaattacaTACAGAAATGATGATAGCCACATATGATTATGGGTGAGAGTGAAGCCGCCTGCTTCTATTTACATATTtggtcattttgttttcatatgaacAGCCAAACATTTTTCATCATGCACTGGGCATCTAGTGAAAGCAGTATGTTGTAGCAACGCTCACATGCAAACACACACATGCTCAGGGAGCAACACTTTCAGATTGCTCAGTAGATACATACTTTTCACCTTATATACGTAAGATATCTCATTAATATACGCTGTGCACGTTTCTCGTTTGACAGAGTCTACAGCATCTGAACCAAGTCACTATACCTGTACACAGTGCCAGCTGAAACTGACCAGCGCTTGGTTTGTTCTACAACATGCACAGAACGTGCATGGCATGAAGATATACTTGGATAACAATGTGGATCTGTCCAGGGAGTCCCCGCCGAGTGTGCACCTGGAGCAGCCGTCACGAAAAGAAGCAAGAACAcctcagcagcagcagcagcagcaacaacaacagcaacaacaacagcagcagcagcagcaacaacaacaacagcaacaacagcagcagcagcagcagcaacaagcTAGCCAAATTCCCTTActgccaccaccaccaccacctgtCCCACAAACTCAGCACACTCCGAGTCCAGGCTTGCCCCATGAAAACCACCATCCCTTGACCATCGAGACAAGCCCCATTCGTCCACCAGTGCCTCCCATCGAGAGCAATCCGTTCGCTCTGTTTCTGAGGCCCTCGATTAGTGAGCACAGCATCGTCACCACGCACGAGCCAACCAtatatcatcaccatcaccatcatccaCATCCAAACGCTGAAATACTACGAGATGCAATACACATGGAGAGAATACGAATGGAGAGGCCGGGAGACAGGATGGGAGAACAGTTTTGCATACCGGAAATGATTGACAGACGATCTGCCATTGTCGTGCCACCTCCACAGCAGCCGCCACCACCACCGCCGCCgccgccaccaccaccaccaccaccaataTCCATACCAGTGCCACCACCGCCTGCCCCTGCTCTGTCACCATCACAACAGCAGCAGCCAGCCCAGCAGACTACACCCACATCGCAGGCCCAAGTCAGTGGACATCCATCAGTTGGGATAGAACCAAGTCTTGATTTTTACTCTCAGAGACTGAGGCAGCTAGCTGGCACCAACAGCCCAACCAGCCCACCACTGTCCCCTACCAAGAGAAAACCAGGCATGCACCACAGGCTGTTCAACTTTTCTCCAATGAAAGCTGCACCCCAATCCAGCAAAATTAAGTCGTGCGAGTTTTGtggcaaaactttcaagtttcaaagcaaccTGATAGTCCACAGACGTTCCCATACCGGGGAGAAACCTTACAAGTGCCAACTTTGTGATCACGCGTGTTCACAAGCCAGTAAACTCAAGAGACATATGAAAACCCATTTCAATAAGAACAGTAGCCCCCGTTCATCCACCACGCCAGGCTCGTTATCACCAAATGAAAACAAGGAGCCCCTAGACGTTCCCAGTGCCAGTTCAGTACTCAAGTCTGTGGTGGATCAGTACATCAATGACAACAAACAGGCTTCAGGACCGCAACACCACATACCGGATGAGGAGCTGGAGGACCTGACAGACAACTCTGGTGCAATAGACTTGTCTGGCTCCAGGTCGAATCGGAACGGCTCGCTGAAGGACAACAACAGCACCGATGGCAGCACCAGCAGTGGTAACCATGGCAGCAGTAACCGTGGCAGCCACTCGTTGCTCAGCGAGGTCATGAAGAACAGCGGGCTGAACGAAATCCAGGCGTACAACGAAGCTTACCAACAAGCAATAGCTGAAAGCTCCCTTTCGAGTAATAAAGATGGCGACAATGACTCCAATTCCAAGGCTGATACGGAGACTGAAGATACTGAAACAGAGCCAGATGCAGGGAAGCGCAAACTTGACCCGGCTGACATAGTTGAGACCAATAACATCGATTGCAGGGGCCATGGTGTCGAGCGGACATACACGCCCGAGAACACCAATGGAAGCGTGGAGGGAGAACCATTcgtcaaaaaaatcaaaacagaaccGTCGTCTCCTCCGCCTCCTTCAAATGCAGATGGCATCTACACACAATGGCTACCGGAAACAACTGCTGCATCTACTAAAGAAATGTATGTAAGCTCACCGGCTACGTCGGAGTGCTCCACTGCCAATGGGGGTTCGGCTGTGTATTCCCTCAGCAAGCCTGACTCCGACGAGAGCCCCGCAAAGCCGGAAAGCACCAACAGGGCCAAATCACCCAAGGGGAGTGGCGACCGGAAGAGCGACACATGCGAGTTCTGCGGCAAGATCTTCAAGAACTGCAGCAACCTGACGGTGCACCGACGCAGCCACACCGGCGAGAAGCCGTACAAGTGCGAGTTGTGCAGCTACGCCTGTGCCCAGAGCAGCAAGCTAACCCGACACATGAAAACTCATGGCAAAGGTGCTAAGGAGGTTTTCAGGTGCGAAGTGTGCAGCATGCCGTTTTCAGTCTACAGTACGTTGGAAAAACACATGAAGAAATGGCACTGGGGCGGCGGTCCGAAACCGACCTCCAATGCAAACAGTAACACCAACGCTGCTGCAGACATTACAGAAGGAAGTGCATAGACCTACTTGTTTTCTCTTCAATTCTGTAAAAGGCACATTCCAAAGCAATCATATTGTGTAATAGGAAACTTGTCAGCTTGGtcacaatgaaaatgaaaaaaaagaggGGAAAAGAAACAGCAAATCGGTCAGTAGCAGTTTCCACGTTGCTTACTCATGAAAtcattcatttgtcaaaatacaaaaatctttatcattcattgattttttcattccaaaattctttattattatatttatataactctatcacatttaaaaaaaaatcaactcacTGAGTTCTGAAATAAAGTGACATCTTTTTATTATTGGAAACCTACAAggtaattaatttttaataaaGGTTTGTTGTTCAGTGGCACTTCAAAAGTGCCGCGTCAAAAACTAAAAACCAGTGCTGCTACATCGTGAACCACTGTCTGTACAACATTCTTTGTAGACTGCATTCTTCTAAAGATTTCAcgtcaaaaaataaa includes the following:
- the LOC139149616 gene encoding B-cell lymphoma/leukemia 11A-like isoform X1, with product MSRRKQDKPQQVRRTVTGDDDESTGMFTSPEALEDDEEEDDEIHTERYTPKLPKIDTLKCGECQMDFALADIVAFIEHKKQGCKGGAMEIMGEDGGMADDGVMVLRTEKTGITTPIKHRTPSNSNFNRETKETTSLKAQNSPKTSDAETESTASEPSHYTCTQCQLKLTSAWFVLQHAQNVHGMKIYLDNNVDLSRESPPSVHLEQPSRKEARTPQQQQQQQQQQQQQQQQQQQQQQQQQQQQQQQQQASQIPLLPPPPPPVPQTQHTPSPGLPHENHHPLTIETSPIRPPVPPIESNPFALFLRPSISEHSIVTTHEPTIYHHHHHHPHPNAEILRDAIHMERIRMERPGDRMGEQFCIPEMIDRRSAIVVPPPQQPPPPPPPPPPPPPPPISIPVPPPPAPALSPSQQQQPAQQTTPTSQAQVSGHPSVGIEPSLDFYSQRLRQLAGTNSPTSPPLSPTKRKPGMHHRLFNFSPMKAAPQSSKIKSCEFCGKTFKFQSNLIVHRRSHTGEKPYKCQLCDHACSQASKLKRHMKTHFNKNSSPRSSTTPGSLSPNENKEPLDVPSASSVLKSVVDQYINDNKQASGPQHHIPDEELEDLTDNSGAIDLSGSRSNRNGSLKDNNSTDGSTSSGNHGSSNRGSHSLLSEVMKNSGLNEIQAYNEAYQQAIAESSLSSNKDGDNDSNSKADTETEDTETEPDAGKRKLDPADIVETNNIDCRGHGVERTYTPENTNGSVEGEPFVKKIKTEPSSPPPPSNADGIYTQWLPETTAASTKEMYVSSPATSECSTANGGSAVYSLSKPDSDESPAKPESTNRAKSPKGSGDRKSDTCEFCGKIFKNCSNLTVHRRSHTGEKPYKCELCSYACAQSSKLTRHMKTHGKGAKEVFRCEVCSMPFSVYSTLEKHMKKWHWGGGPKPTSNANSNTNAAADITEGSA
- the LOC139149616 gene encoding B-cell lymphoma/leukemia 11A-like isoform X2, whose amino-acid sequence is MFTSPEALEDDEEEDDEIHTERYTPKLPKIDTLKCGECQMDFALADIVAFIEHKKQGCKGGAMEIMGEDGGMADDGVMVLRTEKTGITTPIKHRTPSNSNFNRETKETTSLKAQNSPKTSDAETESTASEPSHYTCTQCQLKLTSAWFVLQHAQNVHGMKIYLDNNVDLSRESPPSVHLEQPSRKEARTPQQQQQQQQQQQQQQQQQQQQQQQQQQQQQQQQQASQIPLLPPPPPPVPQTQHTPSPGLPHENHHPLTIETSPIRPPVPPIESNPFALFLRPSISEHSIVTTHEPTIYHHHHHHPHPNAEILRDAIHMERIRMERPGDRMGEQFCIPEMIDRRSAIVVPPPQQPPPPPPPPPPPPPPPISIPVPPPPAPALSPSQQQQPAQQTTPTSQAQVSGHPSVGIEPSLDFYSQRLRQLAGTNSPTSPPLSPTKRKPGMHHRLFNFSPMKAAPQSSKIKSCEFCGKTFKFQSNLIVHRRSHTGEKPYKCQLCDHACSQASKLKRHMKTHFNKNSSPRSSTTPGSLSPNENKEPLDVPSASSVLKSVVDQYINDNKQASGPQHHIPDEELEDLTDNSGAIDLSGSRSNRNGSLKDNNSTDGSTSSGNHGSSNRGSHSLLSEVMKNSGLNEIQAYNEAYQQAIAESSLSSNKDGDNDSNSKADTETEDTETEPDAGKRKLDPADIVETNNIDCRGHGVERTYTPENTNGSVEGEPFVKKIKTEPSSPPPPSNADGIYTQWLPETTAASTKEMYVSSPATSECSTANGGSAVYSLSKPDSDESPAKPESTNRAKSPKGSGDRKSDTCEFCGKIFKNCSNLTVHRRSHTGEKPYKCELCSYACAQSSKLTRHMKTHGKGAKEVFRCEVCSMPFSVYSTLEKHMKKWHWGGGPKPTSNANSNTNAAADITEGSA